AGCACAACATGTGTTGCCGTTAAATTTTCACCGTTACTAAATGTAGGTGGTGCAATTTGGGCTACTAAGGTTAATGGAAAATCACCAGCCGCTTCAGCTTTGCCCGTTGTATTATAACGTTTTGCACTTGCAATTGGATCTTCGTAAATATCTAAAACACCTGCACGTTCAAAATTTACACTATTCTCTAATTTTGTTTGATTGGTTTCGGTAACCAAATTATCCTCGGGGTTTTCAAAAATTGTAGTTTCATCACTACAACTTGCTACTAAAAAGGTAGCTGAAATGGCCATTAGCCATACTTTTTTGTTAGATAAGGTTGATTTCATGTTTAATTTGGGTTTTTGCAATAACGACACCTAGTACCCAAATGTTGTATATATACAGGGAAATCCGATGAAATGCACATTATTTCTACATATTTCATCATCCTCGAATAAAAACTGAAAGAAACCGCTAAATTTTACCCATTTTACCTAGAACAAAAAGCAATATTATCGGTAATGCCAACAAACCAACCATCAAAGTTTCAGTTTGTAGAAGACCAGGCATAAATAACAAAGTACAGGCATAACCACCAATAGCACCGCCAAAATGTGCTGTATGGCCAATATTACCTAAACGTTTTTTCATTCCGTAAATAGAATACAATAAATAACCAATACCAACTACATACGCCGGTACCGGTATCGGAATAAACATAATACCCAATTGCATAGTAGGTTGTAAAAGAATGGCAGCATATAAAATACCGGTTACAGCACCACTTGCGCCTACTGCAGAATAGTATGGCTCATCTTTATGAAAACTTAAAGCAAGTAAACTACCTGCTAAAAGGCTTACTGAATAAATTACCAAAAATTGCCCCGCACCAAACCAATTGATAACTACCCCCGCAAAAAAATATAAGGTAAGCATATTAAAAAGTAAGTGTGAAACATCAACATGCAAAAAACCAGAAGTTGCCATTCGTTCTTTTTGCCCTGCTTTAATTGCCCCTATACTAAATTTGTATCGCTCAAAAAAAGTAGTATCATTAAATCCTTTCATCGAAACTAATACGTTTGCTGCAATTATTGCTATTGTAGCTACATCAAGGTTATACATTCTCTACATATATTTGGCGTCAAATATAACTATATTTGCTCATAATTTTTTTGAGAATGCAACTATTAGCCTTTGTATTGATTTACCCTTTTCTCTGGGTAATTTCTATATTACCCCATCGCTTATTTTACGGTTTTTCCGATATTGCCTTTTTCTTTGTGTTCCATGTTTTTGGCTACCGAAGAAAAGTAGTTCAAAATAATTTGAATTTGGTGTTTCCAAATAAACCAAAACAAGAAATTAACGCTATTGAAAAAGAATTCTACAAACATCTTTGCGATACATTCTTAGAAATGATCAAAACAATGAACCTTAGCAAAAAGGCAGTTGCAAAAAAATATGATGTTATAAATCCTGAAGTATTACTTGAAATTGAAAAAGAGCGCAGCATCATTATATTATGTGCGCACTACGCAAATTGGGAATGGAATGTGAGTATTAACAATTATGTTAAATCTAAGGGTTATGCCGTATATCAAAAAGTAAATAATAAGCACTTTGACAACTTCATAAGAAAAACTAGAGCTCGGTGGAACACTACGTTAATTACCCAAGCACAAACGGCCAAAACGATTATTCAGAATTTTAGAAATGATATAAGGGCTACCTATGGAATGGTAAGCGACCAATCTCCTCAAGCTCATAGAGCACACTACTGGACCGATTTTATGGGTATTACCGTTCCTATTTTCAATGGTGGCGAAGCCTTAGCTCGTAAGACAGGTCTTGCAACGGTCTTTTTAAAAGTAAGTAAAGTAAAACGTGGACATTACAAAGCTGAGTTGATTCCTATTTCTATTAATAGTAAAGAAACCAAGGAACATGAAATTACAAA
The genomic region above belongs to Maribacter hydrothermalis and contains:
- a CDS encoding rhomboid family intramembrane serine protease, yielding MYNLDVATIAIIAANVLVSMKGFNDTTFFERYKFSIGAIKAGQKERMATSGFLHVDVSHLLFNMLTLYFFAGVVINWFGAGQFLVIYSVSLLAGSLLALSFHKDEPYYSAVGASGAVTGILYAAILLQPTMQLGIMFIPIPVPAYVVGIGYLLYSIYGMKKRLGNIGHTAHFGGAIGGYACTLLFMPGLLQTETLMVGLLALPIILLFVLGKMGKI
- a CDS encoding lysophospholipid acyltransferase family protein; the encoded protein is MQLLAFVLIYPFLWVISILPHRLFYGFSDIAFFFVFHVFGYRRKVVQNNLNLVFPNKPKQEINAIEKEFYKHLCDTFLEMIKTMNLSKKAVAKKYDVINPEVLLEIEKERSIIILCAHYANWEWNVSINNYVKSKGYAVYQKVNNKHFDNFIRKTRARWNTTLITQAQTAKTIIQNFRNDIRATYGMVSDQSPQAHRAHYWTDFMGITVPIFNGGEALARKTGLATVFLKVSKVKRGHYKAELIPISINSKETKEHEITNKFLRLTEQQINENPAYYLWTHKRWKHRGKIPAAFAEVN